From a single Nicotiana tabacum cultivar K326 chromosome 8, ASM71507v2, whole genome shotgun sequence genomic region:
- the LOC142163217 gene encoding uncharacterized protein LOC142163217: protein MSYIIPEAQTGFISRRRIADNIILAHELVKSYSGKHISLRCMIKVELQKSYDSVEWAYREHILEGLVFPDKFIKWLMSCVRTVNHTILHNGKTIQPFNALKDKRFKYHPRCGKLHITHLSYADDLVLFARGDTELVKRLHACFLTFSATFGLQANLAISAIYSRGMENKVKEEDDSQCVSAFFYRTTPCIFL, encoded by the exons ATGAGCTACATCATACCAGAGGCACAAACAGGCTTTATCTCTAGGAGAAGAATAGCTGACAATATCATTTTGGCTCATGAGTTGGTCAAATCTTATAGCGGGAAACATATCTCCCTTAGGTGCATGATCAAAGTGGAACTACAAAAATCTTATGATTCGGTGGAATGGGCATACCGTGAACATATTTTGGAAGGATTGGTTTTTCCTGACAAGTTCATAAAATGGTTAATGTCATGTGTCAGAACTGTCAATcacactatcttgcataatgggAAAACTATACAACCTTTTAATGCTCTAAAG GACAAAAGGTTTAAATATCATCCTAGATGTGGGAAACTACACATCACTCATCTGAGCTATGCTGATGATCTAGTGTTGTTTGCAAGAGGGGACACAGAGTTAGTGAAGAGGCTTCATGCTTGTTTTTTGACATTCTCAGCTACTTTTGGACTACAAGCTAACTTAGCAATAAGTGCTATATACAGTCGTGGAATGGAAAACAaagttaaagaagaa